A genome region from Dreissena polymorpha isolate Duluth1 chromosome 16, UMN_Dpol_1.0, whole genome shotgun sequence includes the following:
- the LOC127862507 gene encoding hippocalcin-like protein 1 isoform X3 produces MGNASTRPKGKYLNEIISKCTNLEIDDAFLIFKDFQRQSGGKGKLSEDDFVTVYIEAFHGKSEISALARNIFHAFDTNHNGFVEFEEFVVGLSVTEACLVEADQEMRIKKMKWAFDVYDKDRSNTIDRHEMRLIVRAVADVVELFLGDETPDEFADRLFEEADVNKDGKITFEEFQKAAEHNDTLVNMLLPAPV; encoded by the exons ATGGGTAACGCAAGTACGCGACCAAAGGGAAAATACTTAAACGAAATCATTTCAAAATGTACGAACTTGGAAATTGACGATGCCTTTCTAATCTTCAAGGATTTCCAGCGGCAATCGGGAGGGAAAGGCAAGCTTAGTGAAGACGATTTTGTTACAGTCTACATTGAAGCTTTTCATGGAAAGAGCGAAATTTCCGCTCTTGCCAGAAACATCTTTCATGCTTTCGATACAAACCATAATGGCTTCGTGGAGTTCGAGGAATTCGTCGTCGGGCTGAGCGTCACGGAAGCATGTCTTGTGGAAGCGGACCAAGAGATGAGAATAAAGAAGATGAAATGGGCCTTTGACGTTTATGACAAGGACAGGAGTAACACTATAGACCGCCATGAGATGCGTCTTATCGTACGG GCCGTTGCAGACGTGGTTGAATTGTTTCTCGGTGACGAGACACCAGACGAGTTTGCTGATCGCCTCTTCGAAGAAGCAGACGTAAACAAGGACGGCAAGATAACGTTCGAGGAGTTCCAAAAAGCTGCCGAACACAACGACACGCTTGTGAACATGTTACTTCCCGCACCAGTATGA
- the LOC127862507 gene encoding hippocalcin-like protein 1 isoform X6: MGNASTRPKGKYLNEIISKCTNLEIDDAFLIFKDFQRQSGGKGKLSEDDFVTVYIEAFHGKSEISALARNIFHAFDTNHNGFVEFEEFVVGLSVTEACLVEADQEMRIKKMKWAFDVYDKDRSNTIDRHEMRLIAVADVVELFLGDETPDEFADRLFEEADVNKDGKITFEEFQKAAEHNDTLVNMLLPAPV, from the exons ATGGGTAACGCAAGTACGCGACCAAAGGGAAAATACTTAAACGAAATCATTTCAAAATGTACGAACTTGGAAATTGACGATGCCTTTCTAATCTTCAAGGATTTCCAGCGGCAATCGGGAGGGAAAGGCAAGCTTAGTGAAGACGATTTTGTTACAGTCTACATTGAAGCTTTTCATGGAAAGAGCGAAATTTCCGCTCTTGCCAGAAACATCTTTCATGCTTTCGATACAAACCATAATGGCTTCGTGGAGTTCGAGGAATTCGTCGTCGGGCTGAGCGTCACGGAAGCATGTCTTGTGGAAGCGGACCAAGAGATGAGAATAAAGAAGATGAAATGGGCCTTTGACGTTTATGACAAGGACAGGAGTAACACTATAGACCGCCATGAGATGCGTCTTATC GCCGTTGCAGACGTGGTTGAATTGTTTCTCGGTGACGAGACACCAGACGAGTTTGCTGATCGCCTCTTCGAAGAAGCAGACGTAAACAAGGACGGCAAGATAACGTTCGAGGAGTTCCAAAAAGCTGCCGAACACAACGACACGCTTGTGAACATGTTACTTCCCGCACCAGTATGA